In a genomic window of Strix aluco isolate bStrAlu1 chromosome 3, bStrAlu1.hap1, whole genome shotgun sequence:
- the B3GNT2 gene encoding N-acetyllactosaminide beta-1,3-N-acetylglucosaminyltransferase 2, whose protein sequence is MSVGRRRLKLLGILMMVNIFIYVIVEVSKSGSQEKNAKGRVIIPRSKFWRKYTPHKAYWNKQQQKLELLYNPILNLLSNMTVEENLVSNSSILSSCDPDPWVHSEVSDFANLPDRFKDFLLYLRCRNYSLLMDQPNKCKHRPFLLLAIKSLTPHFDRRQAIRESWGKEIKSGDVTVKRVFLLGQTPPEDNFPDLSDMIKFESETHQDILLWNYRDTFFNLTLKEVLFLKWVSSSCADVQFIFKGDDDVFVNTHQILDYLKSLSKDKAKDLFIGDVIKDAGPHREKKLKYYIPESVYEGSYPPYAGGGGFLYSGDLALRLNNASEQVLLYPIDDVYTGMCLQKLGLAPEKHKGFKTFDIEEKYRNNICSYTNLMLVHSRKPQEMIKIWTRLQDPHLNC, encoded by the coding sequence ATGAGTGTTGGACGCAGAAGATTAAAGCTGCTGGGAATTCTGATGAtggtaaacatttttatttatgtgaTTGTGGAAGTCTCAAAAAGTGGCAGCCAAGAGAAGAATGCAAAAGGCCGTGTTATTATACCACGCAGCAAATTCTGGAGAAAATACACTCCTCACAAAGCTTATTGGAACAAACAGCAACAGAAGCTTGAACTGCTGTACAACCCTATTCTGAACTTGCTTTCCAATATGACTGTGGAAGAGAACTTAGTTTCTAACTCGAGCATTCTCAGTTCCTGCGACCCTGACCCATGGGTACATTCAGAGGTTAGTGACTTTGCAAACTTGCCGGACAGATTCAAAGACTTTCTACTTTATTTGAGATGTAGAAATTACTCATTATTAATGGATCAACCAAACAAGTGCAAACATAGACCTTTTCTGCTGCTGGCTATTAAGTCACTTACACCCCATTTTGATAGAAGGCAAGCAATTAGGGAATCCTGGGGCAAGGAAATAAAATCGGGGGATGTGACAGTCAAAAGGGTCTTCTTACTTGGACAGACCCCACCAGAGGATAATTTCCCTGATCTTTCAGACATGATAAAATTTGAGAGTGAAACCCACCAAGACATTCTCCTCTGGAACTACAGAGACACTTTCTTCAATTTAACTCTGAAAGAGGTGCTGTTTCTTAAGTGGGTCAGCAGCAGCTGCGCAGATGTCCAGTTTATTTTTAAGGGTGATGATGATGTTTTTGTGAATACCCATCAGATCCTGGATTACTTGAAGAGCTTATCAAAGGACAAAGCCAAAGACTTATTTATAGGCGATGTAATCAAAGATGCTGGACctcatagagaaaaaaaattgaagtactACATCCCAGAAAGTGTTTATGAAGGTTCATATCCTCCATATGCAGGAGGTGGTGGGTTTCTGTACTCTGGTGATCTGGCATTAAGACTGAATAATGCATCTGAGCAGGTACTCCTTTACCCTATTGATGATGTTTATACTGGAATGTGCCTTCAGAAGCTTGGGCTTGCTCCGGAAAAACACAAAGGCTTCAAAACATTTGATAttgaagagaaatacagaaataacataTGTTCCTACACAAACTTAATGTTAGTACATAGTAGAAAACCTCAAGAAATGATTAAGATTTGGACACGCTTGCAGGATCCACACTTAAATTGTTAA